A region from the Arachis ipaensis cultivar K30076 chromosome B01, Araip1.1, whole genome shotgun sequence genome encodes:
- the LOC110265584 gene encoding ATP-dependent DNA helicase PIF1-like, which yields MSSTNNNNANLPFGGKVVVSGGDFRQILPVIPGGGRTEIVNASICSSYIWDYCSVLRLTKNMRLEESSHADNDELALFSQWILNVGDGNIGGPNDGISEIMIPTELLISNFEDPLSSIVDCIYPNLLENHLDSNWLQSRAILCSMLDVVEKVNQYIIMKISGDEKIYLSSDSVDKSYGSGQYATETLTPEFLNSLQCSGLPHHALKLKVGIPIMLLRNLDQCAGLCNGTRLIITKLSNHVIEAEVLVGSYLGKKVLIPRMCMSPSQSPWPFKFDRRQFPIVVSYAMTINKSQGQSLSNVGVYLPKPVFSHGQLYVAISRARSKKGLKILIHNKEGHVLSSTTNIVFKEIFSNLK from the coding sequence ATGTCATctacaaataataataatgctaatTTGCCTTTTGGTGGGAAGGTAGTGGTTTCTGGTGGAGATTTTAGACAAATTCTTCCTGTCATTCCTGGAGGTGGCAGGACAGAAATTGTTAATGCAAGCATATGTTCCTCTTACATATGGGACTATTGTAGTGTTTTGAGACTTACAAAAAATATGAGATTAGAGGAATCTTCACATGCTGATAATGATGAATTGGCTTTGTTTTCACAATGGATCTTAAATGTTGGAGATGGCAATATAGGTGGGCCTAATGATGGCATCTCTGAGATTATGATTCCTACTGAGTTGCTCATATCAAATTTTGAAGATCCTCTTAGTTCTATTGTGGATTGTATATATCCAAATCTTCTTGAAAATCACTTGGATTCTAATTGGTTGCAATCACGAGCAATTCTTTGTTCTATGCTTGATGTCGTTGAGAAGGTAAATCAATATATTATCATGAAAATTTCAGGAGATGAAAAAATTTACTTGAGTTCAGATAGTGTTGACAAATCTTATGGAAGCGGACAGTATGCTACTGAAACACTTACTCCAGAGTTTTTAAATAGCCTCCAATGTTCAGGATTACCTCATCATGCTTTGAAGTTGAAGGTTGGAATTCCTATAATGCTTTTAAGAAATCTAGACCAATGTGCAGGTTTATGTAATGGCACCAGGCTAATTATAACAAAGTTATCTAATCATGTTATAGAAGCAGAAGTATTAGTTGGAAGCTATCTTGGCAAAAAGGTCTTAATCCCACGCATGTGCATGTCTCCTTCTCAATCACCATGGCCTTTCAAATTTGATAGGAGACAATTTCCTATTGTTGTCTCATATGCCATGACCATCAATAAAAGTCAAGGACAATCTCTTAGCAATGTTGGAGTGTATCTTCCTAAACCCGTGTTTAGTCATGGACAACTTTATGTTGCTATATCTCGTGCTCGAAGTAAGAAGGGATTAAAAATTCTTATTCACAACAAAGAAGGGCATGTTTTAAGTAGCACAACAAATATTGTATTCAAAGAAATTTTCTCAAATTTAAAATAg
- the LOC107648603 gene encoding uncharacterized protein LOC107648603, producing MPMPGEKPKFAQLYIYDTENEVYNRIAPFRSNDSEYAIDSEIVGKLQKMLDENNALAKSFRMAKERFAGSNTEHVRLKLLSSREKDGRIYNLPDVSEVAALVVGDIDSLSSTRDIILERQDGRLKRINEIHVAYLGLQYPLLFPYGEDGYRIDIQHKIIGSLKPNKRSKLTMRQFFAFRLQTRKTEAPTILVSKKLFQQFVVDACTMIESERLLYFRIHQKELRANDYKSLKIAKSTGQISGSSVGKRIVLPSSFIGEWPEIKRLLDPLHLKPVDRPDIVCRMFKMKLDMLIKYLKKERFFGKVVADVHTIEFQKRGLPHAHILIFLDSLSKFPDPKDIDKVICAEIPNQFEHPELYKAVKKFMLHGPCGSINIFSPCMKEGRCSKFYPKSFADLKDIVLRQLIKV from the exons ATGCCTATGCCCGGTGAAAAACCTAAGTTTGCTCAGTTGTATATCTATGACACAGAAAACGAAGTATACAATAGGATAGCACCATTTAG GTCAAATGATTCTGAATATGCTATTGACTCTGAGATTGTTGGCAAGTTACAAAAGATGTTAGATGAGAATAATGCTTTGGCAAAATCATTTAGAATGGCAAAAGAAAGATTTGCAGGTTCTAATACAGAACATGTAAGGTTGAAGCTTTTAAGTTCAAGGGAAAAAGATGGAAGAATTTATAATTTGCCTGATGTTTCTGAAGTGGCAGCTTTAGTTGTTGGTGATATTGATTCTCTTTCATCAACCAGAGATATAATCTTAGAAAGGCAAGATGGTCGCTTAAAGCGTATAAATGAGATTCATGTTGCTTATCTTGGTTTACAAtatccacttctttttccatatGGAGAAGATGGCTACAGAATTGATATTCAACATAAAATCATCGGGAGTTTGAAACCTAACAAGAGGAGCAAATTGACCATGCGACAATTTTTTGCATTTAGGCTTCAAACCAGGAAAACAGAAGCTCCAACAATACTGGTTTCTAAAAAACTTTTTCAGCAATTTGTAGTGGATGCTTGCACTATGATTGAGTCAGAACGTTTGTTATATTTTAGGATTCATCAAAAGGAACTTAGAGCTAATGATTACAAGAGTTTGAAAATTGCTAAATCTACAGGTCAAATAAGTGGCTCAAGTGTAGGAAAAAGAATAGTTTTGCCATCAAGTTTTATAGGAG AATGGCCAGAGATCAAGCGACTCTTAGACCCTTTACATCTCAAACCAGTAGACCGTCCTGACATTGTTTGTCGAATGTTCAAAATGAAGCTTGATATGCTaattaaatatttgaaaaagGAAAGATTCTTTGGTAAAGTTGTTGCTG ATGTTCATACAATTGAATTTCAGAAACGAGGTCTACCACATGCTCATATTTTGATATTCTTGGATTCTTTAAGCAAATTTCCAGATCCAAAAGATATAGATAAAGTAATTTGTGCTGAGATTCCTAATCAATTTGAGCATCCAGAGTTGTACAAGGCTGTAAAAAAATTTATGCTTCATGGTCCATGCGGTTCTATAAATATATTTTCACCATGCATGAAAGAAGGTCGTTGTTCAAAGTTCTATCCCAAGTCTTTTGCTGATTTAAAAGATATAGTGTTGAGGCAGTTGATAAAAGTTTAA